Part of the Lycium ferocissimum isolate CSIRO_LF1 unplaced genomic scaffold, AGI_CSIRO_Lferr_CH_V1 ctg20203, whole genome shotgun sequence genome, ccctcaagtCAGGTCACcggaaacgttttcttaaaaatattcgtttggagggcttccactttgatttggcccaggGTAAACTTCATGAGTTGTCTTACTTTACatatatgtgattcatatagcttgtcacatgttccaaaaaataaaaataaaaatatcttgacgtgtgggccccacctcagcttacaaataacccgacgttcaaaaatgcgggatataacatatattccaacttcaacccaattttatttcaactccCTTTTCAATATGAATTCctccataaacacaactagaatccaacataatttttaactcaccataactatacacacacacatacacacacggctatgtagccatgcacacggcctcaacttcccGTACAagttttccatgaatttcattccttttagCATACTAGAACACATATAAGCCATTCATACACATAAAAGAATGAactcttacctttctcttcaaagttcttcactagaacaacttgtccaaacgacgaaagcAAGACTTAATCTTCCAAACTAATTGCGCCAAGTCGTAAAGgaaccttgaattggtataaaaaTCACAAGGAAACAATTTTAGAGACAAGATTTTTGGTAGGGaattttctatggccaaacccgaattggcttctcttttttttttggtttctcttGCTTTGTTCTTTCTCCTTGCTTCTTGGTTAATAGATAAGAGCCCTTATAATATTAATTAAGCACATGGAAATTATTTACTAAAATGGGTGGGCTTGGgcctacatggccggccaccccccaTGTATGTTgggcctctttttttctttccttattCTTGGCCCAATAACTTATAGTccatgttttgtaattcccgaaataaatttccaaaattccaaaattgcctTGGGCTCTCCTCCCATTCTTCCATAATCAACTCCCATAGCCGACATACACATCCTAAGcaaaatccaaacataaccttattccttaaaatcaaggtcatttccaattttccaaatacgcgaAAGGGCCGGATATAACATATACatttaaaagtaattttttttaatgtttttccTCATGTGGTAGTAAAAAATTAACATGTTATGCTGCAAATAACAGCAACATCATTTACATTACTCATagaaagcaaatatttttattaacttgAATCAAATATGGAACAACCCACCTATGAAGAAGATTGAACATAcgttttattcctttttttttttggctaactTGAACCTTTaagtttctaatttttttattatctaGGTAagcacaaataaaaaaatatcaattctGAGTGCTAGATTAAATatcattcaaataaattgtagcacataaattatttctaatttgGTTGCTGCTCATGGTAACAACTAATCACCAAAAGATAAGTGTTAAAACCTTTCAACTAATTACCAAAGGATAAGTGTTGAAACATTTCACCAAAATTTTCTGTATCTTGAAGACTAGGTactaactcaaaaaaaaaaaaaaagcaaaaaaaaacaaaaaaaacaaaaaaaacaaaaacaacaacaacaacaaaagagCCATGCCATTTCTAAATTCCTTGAGCTTGTGTGCCTTGCCCGTTTTCTTTTGGAACTGAAGTCAAACTTTCCTTGTAAACTATAACCCTCAAGCTTGAAGGATATCCATGTAAATTAAATTCCTTTACTTCGTCCGAAATAAAATTGTAGGAAATCAATTGTCCAGTTCTACTTTGAAGAAGCAATAAATCCTTCCAAACCGTTAAAGGGGATTCAATCGAAAGAGGTCTAATAGTGTATAACTTAATCCAAGAATCATTTACGCCATAATCTTTCATTGTCCAAATATCCATCATATCCACTGTTGGATCAATCTCACATGTTGGATCACGATAACAAATCAATGTGAGAGACTCATCAAAAATTACAAGGCCATAACGCTTCCCATCAAGAACATAACAAGTGTCCGGCATCTTCATATTACGAAATGTATCAGTGCTCATATCAAAACAAAGAATTACCTCTGTATCTGCAGTTGCAAACCAATGAACGACTCCCTTGTAAAAGATCTCTGAACAAGGAACCCGAAACACCAAAGGCAACTCTTCCTCCTCGTAGTTTTGTTCTCTCCAAGAATCAATGTCCAAATCATAAATCTCAACTTTGAACCCTCTCACGCAGGGATCCTTGTAGGGATCCGAATATATTTCTGAAATCCTAACAACTTTGTAATTATTCACCGTCAAGTCGAAGCCAAATCCTAGACCACGAACATAACGGTTGAGACCCTGTGGACAGCCAAATGGACTGGGTTGAAGCAGGTTGTATTTCCTAGTGGCGGGATTAAGTAAGACAATGCTTTGGGTATCAGTCAGAACAATCAGACCATTGCAAGGCCCGATGAGACTATGATACAGACTAGCATAACTAGAACATAGATATGGAACTTCTATATTTGGAGTAATGGGGATAAGATCATCACTATCATCACCACCACAAAGAAAAGACAAGAGACTTTTAAATTTCCCTTCTTCGTCTCGAAGAGATCGTTTAAAGAGAATAAATTGGTCTTTGGTGGTGGTGGGGCGCTTGATATGAAGATTGATAAAATAAGAGGATTGTA contains:
- the LOC132043035 gene encoding F-box protein CPR1-like, translating into MADGIMKKLPEEVPSYILSRLTVKSLIRYRCISKIWYTLLQSSYFINLHIKRPTTTKDQFILFKRSLRDEEGKFKSLLSFLCGGDDSDDLIPITPNIEVPYLCSSYASLYHSLIGPCNGLIVLTDTQSIVLLNPATRKYNLLQPSPFGCPQGLNRYVRGLGFGFDLTVNNYKVVRISEIYSDPYKDPCVRGFKVEIYDLDIDSWREQNYEEEELPLVFRVPCSEIFYKGVVHWFATADTEVILCFDMSTDTFRNMKMPDTCYVLDGKRYGLVIFDESLTLICYRDPTCEIDPTVDMMDIWTMKDYGVNDSWIKLYTIRPLSIESPLTVWKDLLLLQSRTGQLISYNFISDEVKEFNLHGYPSSLRVIVYKESLTSVPKENGQGTQAQGI